CGACGTCGTAGGTCAGGTTCTTCGACCGGACCGTGAGGTTCTCGATCGTGAGGTCGACCTCGACCCGGCCGGAGTAGCCGTCGAGGTCCGACAGGTCGGTCCCGGAGCGCTTGGTCGTCGTGTACTGCGTCGTGATGCGGAGGGGCAGGTCGCCCGCCGCCTTCGCGACGTCGTGGTCGGTGGTCGTCGACGAGGACCCGTCCGCTCCGACCGCGATCGTCGTGTCGGAGATGGCGCGGACCGAGCCGTTCGGGGTGAGCGTCGTGTCGACGGTCTGCAGCAGCCGGGACGGATCGTCGACCTGCCGCTGGTCGGCGGTGCACCCGGCCAGCGTCAGCGCGACGACGGCCGACACCGCGACCACCCCGGCCAGCCGACCACCCGGTCGTAGTCCGGTTCCCCCGGCGCGCGTCAGTTCCACGATCGTCCCCCTCAAGAATCGACAGCGCGTCCGATGCTAGTCGCTGAAATACCGTGAGGGTTCGTCCATCCACAGGTCGGAGCACCCCCGTTCGGGCCACAGCACCGCGATGTCCGGTTTGACGGATCCCGTGGAATTGATACTCTGCACTTCGTTGGTGGGGGGAACGCCGAGCGCTCGAAGTGCTCGGAGTTGCACGATCGGATGACCAGTCCACCCCACGAGCGGTTGCCTGGTCATCCGATCACAGGGGGAACGAACATGTGGATCTCAGTCGTGTCCGTCGGCATCGCGTTCGTCGCGGCGATCGGCATCACGTGGGGCGTGACGACCGCGACGCGTCGGAGCGACAGGCGCCGTCGAGCCCGCGGCGAGAAGCTGCCGAACGAGGGTGGCGCGCTCGTCACCGTGCGCCTCCGCCGTTGGCAGTGGCTGGTGATCCGCGTCCTCGCGATCGTGCTGCTCGTCGTCGGCGGGCTGTTGAGCGTCGTGGTGATCGGACTCGCCGCCGAGGGCGCTCCGCCCTCGATGGTCGTCGTGGCGGTGGTCTTCGCCCTCGCCGGCACCGGCGGCATCGTGCTCGCGAGCTCGATGCGGCGGACCCGGATCCTGGCGATGGAGGACCACCTGTTGGTCCGTCAGGGCCTGCGCGAGGAGCGCCGGGTCGACCTGCGCGAGATCGCCAGCCTGGCGCCGCTCGCGAACCAGTACGGCGGGGTCCAGGGGCGTTCGGCGGACGGACGACGGCTGTTCCACGTGATGGGGCTGGCGCGGGGGTTCGTCGAGTTCGACGCGTACCTGCAGGAGCGCGTCGTGCGAAACAGCGCTCCCGCCCCGCGGCGTTCGGACCGGACACCCTCCCGGTGCCGCCGTGGCGCGGCACCTCGGCGAGCGCCGAATGGACGAACGTCCCGCTCGGCCACGGGGGTCGCCCACGTCCGGTCGTCCGGCTGTTCGTCGGAGGCGACGTGGTCGTGCTGCACACCTCTGACGTCCGGGCGCTCGTCGACGGCCGGCAGGCGGTCGCCGAGTCCGACTCACAGCCACTCGCGTTCCTCGCAAGCCCCGCGCTCGTCGACCCGACGTCGCTCGGGGGTCGACAGGTGGCTGGTCTACCGCCGGAGAGCCTCGTCCTCCTCCGCGATGCGCAGGAGGTACCGACAGCAGTACTTCGCGACGCTGATGCCCGCACGTTCCGGAAGTGGGTCAGCGGTCTGCCGCGCTGACCATCGGAGGCTGTCCAGCGAGTACCTGCCTGGAGGCACGGTGCGGTCCGCGCGGGCGCCGTTTGCGATGCGCGAACGACGCCGCGCGCTTCACGGAAGCGAGGGGCGGACGGACATCACGGCTTGCCCACGCAAGGTTCCGGCCGACCCGGCGACACTCCTCCCGCCGTGGAACTCCCGAGCGATGGACGACGCTTGGTGTGCGTCGACGAGCAGGCCACGGGCCACCGGTGCGGAGACGTTCCCCATCGCGGTCTCGGTCCGATCGTCGTCGTCGACTTCTGCGCCGAGCGGAACTTCCCAGCGGGATTCGTCACCTGAGTCCTCGGTTCGGAACACGATGATGCCGGTCGCAGCGTCGCCACAGAGATCCAGCTCCCGCGCTCCGTCATGCATGATCGCGAGCGTTCGGTCCCGGCCGTCGAGAGCTCGGACCTTGGCCTCGACTCGCTCGAGAGTCGGGTCGCGTTCTTCGAAGCGCCGCCCACGAACCCACCGGGATCAGCAGCCGGCGCCGCGAAAGCCCTCCGCGGCCTCAGCTTCTTCCGCGGTCACTTCGCCACCAGGGCCCTTCGGGCCTGGCGAGCAACAGACCCGTCAATGCCGAGAAGAGCCAGGCGAACTGGTACGAGTGCCCACGGCCAGCCAGTGCGGAGAACGTGATGAGGCCGGCGAGGAGGACGAGCATCGTGACTCCGCGCGCGCCTCGGCGACGACTCCGCCCACCGGCCAGACCCATCAGGACCGCTACTGACGCGACACCAGTAGCGACGAGGGCGTTCGATCGACTCTTGATCACGGTCGCCCAGAATGCCGCGACCAGCAGGGCGAGGATGAGCACCGAGAAGTACCCCAGGAGGAGCTTCCGGTCGAGCGCCCGATCGGGTTCCTGATACGCCCTGTTCCTGTCCACGGTTCTCCGCACGATCATCGACCTCCTGGGCGCCTGCGGCCGCGCTTCGGGTCCGCCGTGGAAGCTCGCGCAACCACCCGTTCCCCGATGGCCGACCCGATGATGACCCCTGCGAACGAGGTGAGCAGCCACGCCCACCGCGTGCCAGCGAGTTGCGGCGGCGCACCCACGAGCAGCACGAACACGACGACGACCACCAGCAGTCCCACGACGGAGAACGACCGTCGTCGACCGCTCCGCGCCCACCAGCCGATCCCCACGCCGTACAGGGCCGCCGCCGCGGACACCAGGACCAGTCCGAACGGCATCGGCTGGTGTTCCAGGCTCGAGGTCCGCCACCACGCGATCGCGAGACAGAAAAGAGCCGCGAGGACATCGATGAACAAGGGCCGGGGTCGCCGGGTACGCGGGGTCATCATCCACCTCCGTTCTTCTGCGAGTTTGTGACTGCTTCGCCCCCGCCGGTCAGGGGCCGTCGGATGAGCACATCGACGAGCCCGTGGCGGCCGAAGGCCAATGGGACGTCCTTGTTCGGCGGGATCACCCTCGTGGCTCGACCTCATAGGCGTACGCCGTCGGTGACACACCGAACACTGCGGTCACCGCGCGCAAGTCCCACGACGCGGCGCCGACGGTGAACCGAACGCGATCAGCACCGGAGAGCTCTTCAGCGATCCTGTCAGCGTTGAATCGATTGACTCCGTCCTGGAGCAGGATCTTGCCGCCTTGATCGGTCACGACGACCACTTGCGACCCCGACGCTCCGCCGCCCTTCAGGGACGCGCTCGACTCCGAACCGGTGGTGGCGCTCCGGATCTCGCACGAGACCGACAACTGATGACCGTCGTCGTAGACCTTCACACCGAGCGGGACGACGAAGAACAACAGCACCGGGATGACGATGACGAGCAACAGGATGGCGACAGCGACGGCGCGTTTCCGTAGCGTCACCACTGGTGTTCCGTCGGTCATGTCGAGAGCGTTCCTCCTTGCGCTCACCATGTCCGATGAACCCCGCCTGCAGGGCCGTCGCCGCCGTGCGCCGCGCCGGTGTCGAGCGTTCCGATCGCGCCCGTACGTCGTCGACTCAGCCCACCAGCCAGGACCGCCATAACCGCAACAGCTGCACCAGCCAAGAGATCCGAGCGACTCGCGATCACCGAGATCCAGAATGCCTCGACCAGGAGGGCAAGTACGAGCGCCGATAAGTAAGCCAGGAGGAGCTCTCGATCGAACGCGAGGTCGGCTTCCCGGTTCGCATTCCTGCCGCCCGTCACCCTGTTCATGATGCGCTCGATTGACTGAGCCGTTCCGGATCGCGCACGAACACTGCCTGGTTGACGAGTTTCAGGGTGTCCCGCAACTCGTAGGACGCCGCGCCGACGGTGAACCTCCTGGGACCGCCCCGATCAAGATCGCTCGTGAGCCGCTCGATGTTGTCACGAGTGACCCCCCACCGCAGCACGAGGAGCCCGCAGTCGGTCGTCTCGATGTAGATCTGCTGATTCGAGGACCCGACGCCTCGCGGCGAGTAGGAGGACGCCGTCCGACCTGCGGCCCCGACCACATCGCAGGCCACCTGCTCCTGATGCGCTGCGTCATAGGCCTTCAGCGTGACCGGCCCGACGAACAGGAAGAGGACCGGGAGCAGCACGACGAGCACGAGCAGCCCGACAGCGACCAGCCGATTCCGCACAACGCTTTCGTCCCCCGCCTGTCGTTCTTCACTCCGCAGCAGGCTCACGAGATCTTTCGGAAGCCAGTAGTCGTAACGTCTCTTCCGATCAACCTCAGCAGTTCGCGGACCGAGTACGAGCCTTGGCCCACCTCGAAGCGATAGGTCCCGCCAGCATCGAGTTGACGCGCTGTTGAACCAGCATTTTGATCTGTCACACCCTCCCTGAGAAGGAGCTTGCCGCAGTTCTTCGTCGTGATCTCGACTTCAGCCGACGAGCTGCCGAGCCCGGTTCTCGTCACACTACCGCCGCTCAGGGACCTCGCTGCCCCAACCGAGCATTCGACTTTGATTTGGTGCTGCCCGTCGTACCAATTCAGGAACGCCGGCAAGACGAGAGCGACCAGGCCGATGATCAGCAGCACGGCGAGGGCACGGTAAAAGCGCCACTTCGCTCTCGACGGAGGGCTTGCTTTTCCCCCTTGAGCACTCATCGGCTCTCCGCTTCACTGGAGTCCATCTCGATTTTCTACTCCCTCGGTCCGCGAGCGCCGCCGACGAGACCGTTCAGAGCGTCCGTGACCAGATCAGAGCCACGGTCGCCATCCGGCCGCAAGAACTCGTTCGTCAAGGACTGACCAGCTCCCACGACATGGTCGGCGGTGAACGCCGAAGCCTCATTGATGATCGACATAGCCGGGGTTGTGCCGAGGTTGGGATCTGCCGGGATCCTGAGATCGACAGCAAGTTTCGACGCAAGCGCGCTCCCACCTGCGCCGGTAACGAGCCCACTCGTGAAAGCTTGAGCGTAGCTCCCGATGCTCTGGTCCTTACTGTTCAAGGCGTGATCCACGGTGTTCGACACTGCACCCTGGGTGCCAGCGGTCGCTGCACGCTGACCGGCCGAGCCAACAGCTGCTCTCGCTACGCTTTGAACTGTGGGATTGGTCATTTGCTGAATTCGAGGCAGAGCAGCTTGAGCAACTGACGAACCGTACTTACCGACGACTGCGCCTCCGACGCCGCCTGCAGCGCCCGCTGCACCCCCCACGATCATCTGCAGGCCGACCTTGCCCCAATCGACCTTGCCACTGTCCGGCCCCTGCTGGATGATCGAGAATCCCCCCGCAAGAAGTGCTCCGGAGCCTGCCGCGGCAGCCACGGTGACCGCGATGTTGACACCGGGAACGAGCATCAGAGCAACGCCTCCCACGATCATCGCCGTCGCCGCAATCGCTTCCTTGTGCTCGTCGAAGAATCGCTTCGCATTCGCCCACGCACCCTGGTTCGCATCCCGGTACGCCTGCAGGTCCGCATCCGTCGCCGGCCGCAGCCCGAGCGGGTCCACCGCATGCACAGGGTCGTTCCCGGCGTAGGAGTACGGGTTCGCCGCCCACGCCGCCCCGAGCACGGGCGCGAGCGGGTCGGTCGACAGGAAGCCCCGCGCCACGGGGTCGTACACCCGCGCTCCGAGCCACTCGAGTCCAGCGATCGACACGCCACCGTCCGCGGTGAGCCCGACGCCTGCGGGGAGCCCCGAACCGCCGACCGCAGCGAGCACCGCCCACGGGTCGTCGGCAGCGGTGGCCCGCGCGCTGCGCCACCCCGCGGTCGTCCAGGCATCGTCGATCGCGACGACCCCGCCCGGCAGGTCCAGGACGCTCGTGCCGCCGAGCGAGACGATCCCCGGCACGCTCGCCGCGGAGTCCCACCACGCCTCGGCACCGCCGACGTCGGCCAGCTCGCCGAGGCCGTCCGTCCAGACGTCGACCCGACCGGTCTCGGCGTAGGCGGGGTCGCGCTCGACGACCTCGGCGAGCGTCCCGAGGTCGGACCACGCGTACTCCACCGTCGAGCCGTCGGGGTCGGTCCGCCGGATGCGTCGACCGAGCCCGTCGTAGCGGTACTCGGTACGGGCATCGTCCTGTTCGGAGGCGACGAGCTCGCCGGCGAGGTCGTACGAGAAGCGCGTCTCGACACCGCCGATCACCTGGCGGACCAGGCGGCCGGCCTCGTACTCCCAGCGTGCGTCACCGGCGGCGACGAGCTGGCCGGCGTCGTCGTAGCGGTGCTCCACCCGCCCGTCCGGGCCGTCGACGGCGGTGATGCGGCCGTCGGCGTCCCGTTCGGTGCGGGTCGTCGTGAGGCCCTCGGGCGAGGTCGCGGTGTGCGCGACGAGGACGCCGCGCTCGTACGACCACGACTGCACGAGGTCGCCGGTGACCGCCTCGACGATCCGACCCGCGGCGTCGTGTCGGAAGGTCGCGGCTCCGAGCCCGTCGCGCTCGAGCGCGGTCGTCCGACCGACCGCGTCGCGGACCCACGTGGTCCGGCGGCCGGACGGGTCGACCCGGGCGACCCGGTGCCCGTCGGCGTCGTACTCCCACCGGATCGCGGCCCCACCGCGACTGCGGCGGACGAGGAGCCCGCGTCGGTCGTACTCGAGCTCGTGGTCGACGGCGCGACCAGCGCCCCGCGTGTGGTCGGTGACGACGACGGTCCGGGCGACCGGGTCACGGTCCACCTCGGTCTGCACCTGACCGTCGACGAGCACCTGGTGCTCACGCCCCGCTGCGTCGTACGTCCAGGCGGTCGTCCGCCCGTCCGGGTCGGTCTGCTCGACCCGCCGGCCCGCCGCGTCACGACGGACGCTGGTGCGCCGGCCGAGCGGATCGGTGACCGCGACGAGGCGGTCGGCGTCGTCGTACTCGCGCCGGGTGACGCCCCCGGCCGGGTCGGTCGTCGCGACCACCCGACCGCGCTCGTCGTACTCGTGGCGGGTGATCCCGCCGAGCCCGTCGACCACCTCGGTGACCTGCCCCGCGACGTCGTAGCGGAACCGACGCCGACCGAAGCGTGCGTCGTGGGCCGAGACGAGCCTCCCGGCCGTGTCCCAACGGAACCGGCTCGTCCCCGCTCCGGGTGTCGTCTGCTCGACCACGCGCCCCACCGGGTCGTACGCGGTCCGGGCGACCTCGCCGGTGGGGAGTGTCCGCGCGACGACCCGGGAGTCGGCGTCGTAGGTCAGCGTGGTGCGCGCACCGGTGGCGTCCACGGCGGCCGACGGCCGCCCGCAGGCGTCGTACTCGTACGACGTGCGCGCGCCGGACGGCGCGATGACCGCGGTGACGCGGCCAGCGAGGTCACGCTCGATCCGCGTCAGCCCACCTTCTCCGTCGACGAGCTCCACCGGGCGTCCGGCCGCGTCGTAGGTGACGAGTTCGGATCCGGCGCCCGGACTGGTCGACTCGACGGGGCGCCCGAACGCGTCGAAGCGCACGGTCGTCGTCGAGAACGCGTCGCGCAGCGTCGCGACACCGGCGGTGGGGTCCCGGCTCACGTCCTGACGGACGCCCGTCGGGTCGACGGTCGCGGTCAGGACGCCGTTCGCGTCGTACTCGTGGCGCCACGTCGCGCCCGTCGGGTCGGTGACGGCCTGGAGGCGCGACAACGCGTCGTGCGCGAACGTCCAGACCGCGTCACCCGGCACGGCGAGCGTCGCCAGGTTGCCCTGGTCGTCGAAGGAGCGGACGACCCGGCGACCGAGCGGGTCCGTGGTCGCGTGGAGCTCGCCGTCGGGGCCGTACCCGAACGCGGTCCGCCCGCCGAGGGGATCGGTGATCGCCGAGATGCGTCCACCGGTGGTGTGCTCGAAGCGCCAGACCGCGCCGTCCGGGTCACGGCGCTCGACCAGCAGGCCGGCGGCGTCGTGGCGGTACTCG
The Curtobacterium citreum genome window above contains:
- a CDS encoding DUF6531 domain-containing protein translates to MGDLHGNEPVEFDNGTADALSQALNGAAESIEGQAGSRQSYVSTAAQEFRGHFSELFAANAQTARSDGSAIAANLRTVAGWVGKMQAAAERENARRKTARDWYEHHENRWVGEVVADWVTGNDQPPEVHHEDPPRFADATGPATPRQTPSPGSGGGGGGGTSSARPADLRSFADGSRGLDQALEGKPAMLRGKLADFADRCSWGRIDATGLVSAFDQWLQANGQDVTWATTIADAFAAAGGEGAVSSVADSALAAALQAAGVSATRSDVQFDPPSAYGAQPTTGYSMDPVNTTTGNFVEPETDLGFTGASASLALTRMYNSLDEHVGLFGPGWASVLETRVELDDEGASFVGADGRQIRFPRASDGWERGVGENRWLVAEGDQLVVRDNRGGRIDFTPSGVWLGERGGPGTGVRVERDADGLINRLVHDRGRSIDVEYLAGRVAVARSSDGRRVEYSYDDRGRLVAVTDAVGTRRYGWDDHDLVLTVTSAAGVVEVENTYDERRRVVEQVSPHGRAVRFAYLPGRVTVVSDHDGSRSNSYIADTRGRLVGVVDSDDHRQSMSYDRHGNLVSVTERDGSVTVHAYDERGRRTRTVTPTGGDLTYGYDDQDRTTTVVAESGGVVTFEYRGDDRDPSVITDPVGGRTELTWSDGVLTRVVDPTGVVLVLERDEHGELVATTNALGDTARIDRDAAGRPAVATSPSGARTEYRHDAAGLLVERRDPDGAVWRFEHTTGGRISAITDPLGGRTAFGYGPDGELHATTDPLGRRVVRSFDDQGNLATLAVPGDAVWTFAHDALSRLQAVTDPTGATWRHEYDANGVLTATVDPTGVRQDVSRDPTAGVATLRDAFSTTTVRFDAFGRPVESTSPGAGSELVTYDAAGRPVELVDGEGGLTRIERDLAGRVTAVIAPSGARTSYEYDACGRPSAAVDATGARTTLTYDADSRVVARTLPTGEVARTAYDPVGRVVEQTTPGAGTSRFRWDTAGRLVSAHDARFGRRRFRYDVAGQVTEVVDGLGGITRHEYDERGRVVATTDPAGGVTRREYDDADRLVAVTDPLGRRTSVRRDAAGRRVEQTDPDGRTTAWTYDAAGREHQVLVDGQVQTEVDRDPVARTVVVTDHTRGAGRAVDHELEYDRRGLLVRRSRGGAAIRWEYDADGHRVARVDPSGRRTTWVRDAVGRTTALERDGLGAATFRHDAAGRIVEAVTGDLVQSWSYERGVLVAHTATSPEGLTTTRTERDADGRITAVDGPDGRVEHRYDDAGQLVAAGDARWEYEAGRLVRQVIGGVETRFSYDLAGELVASEQDDARTEYRYDGLGRRIRRTDPDGSTVEYAWSDLGTLAEVVERDPAYAETGRVDVWTDGLGELADVGGAEAWWDSAASVPGIVSLGGTSVLDLPGGVVAIDDAWTTAGWRSARATAADDPWAVLAAVGGSGLPAGVGLTADGGVSIAGLEWLGARVYDPVARGFLSTDPLAPVLGAAWAANPYSYAGNDPVHAVDPLGLRPATDADLQAYRDANQGAWANAKRFFDEHKEAIAATAMIVGGVALMLVPGVNIAVTVAAAAGSGALLAGGFSIIQQGPDSGKVDWGKVGLQMIVGGAAGAAGGVGGAVVGKYGSSVAQAALPRIQQMTNPTVQSVARAAVGSAGQRAATAGTQGAVSNTVDHALNSKDQSIGSYAQAFTSGLVTGAGGSALASKLAVDLRIPADPNLGTTPAMSIINEASAFTADHVVGAGQSLTNEFLRPDGDRGSDLVTDALNGLVGGARGPRE